In a genomic window of Thermoplasmata archaeon:
- a CDS encoding ATP-binding protein gives MAVFVGREKEMETLTTALNDAGFGRGKFFLITGETGIGKTHLLQEFATLSIQHGALVLQARCNLGDAPYSPVEHALQKSTQTSLEPLPIGLSFSHSEEKAAESLARAKTMVLERFLRRFEEIAAGQTCVFMVDDIQWADTGTLNFLHYLSRNLAKLRMVVVCAYGSEYTTVENNFTQFLRNLNIERNIRTITLEKLTSSQTAKIVCELLATWKIHKKVLDTIYKKTGGNPFFVEEV, from the coding sequence ATGGCAGTGTTTGTAGGACGAGAAAAAGAAATGGAAACATTAACCACAGCATTAAATGATGCAGGTTTTGGTAGAGGGAAGTTTTTTCTAATTACTGGAGAAACAGGCATTGGTAAGACCCACTTGCTCCAAGAATTTGCAACCCTTTCCATCCAGCATGGTGCACTTGTATTGCAAGCTAGATGTAATCTTGGCGATGCTCCATATTCTCCAGTAGAACATGCGCTTCAGAAATCTACCCAAACTTCTCTGGAACCACTCCCAATCGGCCTTAGTTTTTCCCATAGCGAAGAAAAAGCGGCAGAATCCTTAGCTAGGGCTAAGACAATGGTTCTGGAGAGGTTTTTACGAAGATTTGAGGAAATTGCAGCAGGCCAAACTTGTGTTTTCATGGTAGATGATATACAGTGGGCGGATACAGGTACTCTCAACTTTCTTCATTATCTCTCCAGAAATCTGGCAAAGTTAAGAATGGTTGTGGTATGTGCCTATGGAAGTGAATATACTACAGTTGAGAACAATTTTACTCAGTTTCTGCGAAATCTGAATATTGAGAGGAACATTAGAACAATTACTCTCGAGAAACTCACTTCTTCCCAGACAGCTAAAATTGTATGCGAACTTCTGGCTACATGGAAGATTCATAAAAAGGTCCTAGACACAATTTATAAAAAAACAGGTGGTAATCCTTTTTTCGTTGAGGAGGTGTAG
- a CDS encoding NDP-sugar synthase: MKAVILAGGEGTRLRPLTEKRPKPLMPVAGKWCVDYVLNSLVSAGFKEIIITTGYLSDKLIKTIGSGAKHNASILYSFEDVPAGTAGAVKKVLPYLEENVIVASGDVLADVNLSEIYAYHAEKKADVTMALTRVENPSEFGIVGLNEEGRIIRFLEKPKPEQVFSNLINAGIYVLKKDVLKYVPDDKPFDFSKNLFPILLEKGYRMYGKVISGTWLDVGRPLDLLKANLIMTEKKFGGQFISENAFLGENVYLQNPVYIDTGTKIMSGCRVENACVYDGVNVEENCTLEGALILHGVRIGKGSKIKNSILSDKCVVEENAVVEDSIIGENVIIKKNSVLKGAMIAGIY; this comes from the coding sequence GAAGGCAGTGATACTAGCAGGTGGTGAGGGAACAAGATTAAGACCTTTGACAGAAAAACGCCCGAAGCCGTTGATGCCAGTGGCTGGAAAATGGTGCGTAGATTATGTGCTTAATTCCCTAGTGAGTGCTGGTTTTAAAGAAATTATAATTACTACTGGCTATCTCTCCGATAAACTTATAAAAACAATTGGCTCCGGAGCAAAGCACAATGCAAGCATTCTCTATTCTTTTGAAGATGTACCCGCAGGTACTGCTGGAGCTGTGAAAAAAGTACTACCCTATCTTGAAGAGAATGTAATCGTGGCTAGTGGGGATGTACTAGCTGATGTAAATTTATCAGAGATCTATGCCTACCATGCTGAGAAAAAAGCAGATGTAACGATGGCATTGACAAGAGTAGAGAATCCCTCTGAATTTGGAATCGTGGGACTCAACGAAGAAGGCAGAATTATTCGCTTTCTCGAGAAGCCAAAGCCAGAGCAGGTATTTTCCAATCTAATAAATGCTGGGATTTATGTGCTGAAAAAGGACGTGCTCAAATATGTGCCAGACGACAAACCATTTGATTTTTCAAAAAATTTGTTTCCAATACTGTTAGAAAAGGGTTACAGGATGTATGGGAAGGTTATTTCGGGAACCTGGCTAGATGTTGGAAGACCATTGGACTTGCTTAAAGCTAATTTAATTATGACAGAAAAGAAGTTTGGGGGCCAATTTATTTCTGAGAATGCGTTCCTCGGGGAGAATGTGTACCTGCAAAATCCAGTTTATATTGATACTGGTACTAAGATTATGAGTGGATGCAGAGTGGAGAATGCCTGTGTTTATGATGGTGTCAATGTTGAGGAGAACTGCACCCTCGAAGGGGCTTTGATTTTACATGGTGTACGCATAGGCAAAGGCAGCAAGATTAAAAACTCAATTCTTTCAGATAAATGCGTGGTTGAAGAAAACGCCGTTGTGGAGGATTCAATAATCGGTGAGAATGTGATAATAAAGAAGAACTCGGTGTTGAAGGGCGCAATGATTGCTGGGATATATTAA